A single genomic interval of Juglans regia cultivar Chandler chromosome 1, Walnut 2.0, whole genome shotgun sequence harbors:
- the LOC108996088 gene encoding UDP-glycosyltransferase 82A1 isoform X1, producing the protein MKCTKRPKIILVPYPAQGHVTPMLKLASAFHNRGFDTIMVTPEYIHHQIVSRLIESKDQTLSMPIPDGLDKATPRDFFAIEMAMENNMPGHLEAMVRKLDEDGGVVCMVIDLLASWAIEVANRCRVPAAGFWPAMLATYRLIAAIPDLVRTGLISDAGIPQLLGTTCLPDQPMLSTEDVPWLVGSLAARKARFKFWTRTLDRSKTLRWLLVNSFPDEYMIDGKQTQLVKNSKDYHSPLVFPIGPLSKHAVSKNPSFWEEDKSCLDWLDKQKPDSVVYISFGSWVSPVGDGKVNNLALALEESGRPFIWVLGCAWREGLPVGYLQRVAMQGKVVSWAPQMEVLQHKAVGCYLTHCGWNSTMEAIQCQQRLLCYPVAGDQFVNCKYNVEVWGIGVKLNGFGQKDVAEGLRRVMDQDSEKWKNRLRRLYERTMGEEANSRVLSNLKAFIDDLKSITSWSDS; encoded by the exons ATGAAGTGCACAAAGAGGCCAAAGATTATATTGGTTCCGTACCCAGCACAGGGACATGTTACTCCCATGCTCAAGTTAGCCTCTGCCTTCCATAACCGTGGATTTGATACCATCATGGTCACCCCAGAGTACATTCACCATCAGATTGTGTCGAGATTAATAGAATCTAAGGACCAGACTCTGAGCATGCCAATACCTGATGGGCTGGACAAGGCCACGCCGCGAGACTTTTTTGCCATTGAGATGGCTATGGAGAACAACATGCCTGGTCATTTGGAAGCCATGGTTCGAAAGCTTGATGAGGATGGTGGCGTTGTGTGTATGGTTATTGATCTGTTGGCGTCGTGGGCCATTGAAGTAGCCAACCGGTGCAGGGTCCCGGCTGCCGGGTTTTGGCCGGCAATGCTTGCCACATACCGGTTGATTGCAGCCATACCAGACTTGGTCCGGACAGGTCTTATTTCTGATGCAG GAATTCCCCAACTTCTAGGCACAACTTGCTTACCTGATCAACCAATGCTGTCTACCGAAGATGTGCCATGGCTGGTTGGAAGTCTTGCAGCAAGGAAAGCAAGATTCAAGTTCTGGACAAGAACCTTGGACAGATCAAAGACTCTAAGATGGCTCCTGGTGAATTCCTTTCCTGATGAATACATGATCGATGGAAAACAAACCCAGTTGGTCAAGAACTCTAAAGATTATCATTCCCCACTCGTTTTCCCCATTGGGCCATTGAGCAAGCATGCAGTTTCCAAGAATCCTAGCTTCTGGGAAGAAGACAAGAGCTGTCTAGATTGGCTGGACAAGCAAAAACCAGACTCTGTTGTATACATCTCTTTTGGAAGCTGGGTTAGCCCCGTTGGAGACGGAAAAGTGAACAATCTAGCACTGGCGTTGGAGGAATCAGGACGGCCATTCATATGGGTGCTAGGGTGTGCATGGCGTGAAGGGTTACCAGTAGGGTATCTACAGAGGGTGGCCATGCAAGGCAAGGTCGTTTCGTGGGCACCACAAATGGAAGTATTGCAGCACAAGGCTGTGGGGTGTTACCTCACACACTGTGGGTGGAACTCAACAATGGAGGCTATCCAATGCCAGCAGCGCCTTCTGTGCTATCCAGTTGCAGGAGACCAGTTCGTAAACTGTAAATACAATGTTGAGGTATGGGGAATTGGGGTGAAACTCAATGGGTTTGGACAAAAAGATGTAGCAGAAGGCTTGAGAAGAGTGATGGATCAGGACAGTGAGAAATGGAAAAACAGGTTGAGAAGGCTATACGAGAGAACAATGGGAGAGGAGGCTAATTCAAGAGTATTGTCTAATCTTAAAGCCTTCATCGACGATCTCAAGAGTATAACATCATGGTCAGATTCCTAA
- the LOC108996088 gene encoding UDP-glycosyltransferase 82A1 isoform X2, which produces MKCTKRPKIILVPYPAQGHVTPMLKLASAFHNRGFDTIMVTPEYIHHQIVSRLIESKDQTLSMPIPDGLDKATPRDFFAIEMAMENNMPGHLEAMVRKLDEDGGVVCMVIDLLASWAIEVANRCRVPAAGFWPAMLATYRLIAAIPDLVRTGLISDAGTTCLPDQPMLSTEDVPWLVGSLAARKARFKFWTRTLDRSKTLRWLLVNSFPDEYMIDGKQTQLVKNSKDYHSPLVFPIGPLSKHAVSKNPSFWEEDKSCLDWLDKQKPDSVVYISFGSWVSPVGDGKVNNLALALEESGRPFIWVLGCAWREGLPVGYLQRVAMQGKVVSWAPQMEVLQHKAVGCYLTHCGWNSTMEAIQCQQRLLCYPVAGDQFVNCKYNVEVWGIGVKLNGFGQKDVAEGLRRVMDQDSEKWKNRLRRLYERTMGEEANSRVLSNLKAFIDDLKSITSWSDS; this is translated from the exons ATGAAGTGCACAAAGAGGCCAAAGATTATATTGGTTCCGTACCCAGCACAGGGACATGTTACTCCCATGCTCAAGTTAGCCTCTGCCTTCCATAACCGTGGATTTGATACCATCATGGTCACCCCAGAGTACATTCACCATCAGATTGTGTCGAGATTAATAGAATCTAAGGACCAGACTCTGAGCATGCCAATACCTGATGGGCTGGACAAGGCCACGCCGCGAGACTTTTTTGCCATTGAGATGGCTATGGAGAACAACATGCCTGGTCATTTGGAAGCCATGGTTCGAAAGCTTGATGAGGATGGTGGCGTTGTGTGTATGGTTATTGATCTGTTGGCGTCGTGGGCCATTGAAGTAGCCAACCGGTGCAGGGTCCCGGCTGCCGGGTTTTGGCCGGCAATGCTTGCCACATACCGGTTGATTGCAGCCATACCAGACTTGGTCCGGACAGGTCTTATTTCTGATGCAG GCACAACTTGCTTACCTGATCAACCAATGCTGTCTACCGAAGATGTGCCATGGCTGGTTGGAAGTCTTGCAGCAAGGAAAGCAAGATTCAAGTTCTGGACAAGAACCTTGGACAGATCAAAGACTCTAAGATGGCTCCTGGTGAATTCCTTTCCTGATGAATACATGATCGATGGAAAACAAACCCAGTTGGTCAAGAACTCTAAAGATTATCATTCCCCACTCGTTTTCCCCATTGGGCCATTGAGCAAGCATGCAGTTTCCAAGAATCCTAGCTTCTGGGAAGAAGACAAGAGCTGTCTAGATTGGCTGGACAAGCAAAAACCAGACTCTGTTGTATACATCTCTTTTGGAAGCTGGGTTAGCCCCGTTGGAGACGGAAAAGTGAACAATCTAGCACTGGCGTTGGAGGAATCAGGACGGCCATTCATATGGGTGCTAGGGTGTGCATGGCGTGAAGGGTTACCAGTAGGGTATCTACAGAGGGTGGCCATGCAAGGCAAGGTCGTTTCGTGGGCACCACAAATGGAAGTATTGCAGCACAAGGCTGTGGGGTGTTACCTCACACACTGTGGGTGGAACTCAACAATGGAGGCTATCCAATGCCAGCAGCGCCTTCTGTGCTATCCAGTTGCAGGAGACCAGTTCGTAAACTGTAAATACAATGTTGAGGTATGGGGAATTGGGGTGAAACTCAATGGGTTTGGACAAAAAGATGTAGCAGAAGGCTTGAGAAGAGTGATGGATCAGGACAGTGAGAAATGGAAAAACAGGTTGAGAAGGCTATACGAGAGAACAATGGGAGAGGAGGCTAATTCAAGAGTATTGTCTAATCTTAAAGCCTTCATCGACGATCTCAAGAGTATAACATCATGGTCAGATTCCTAA